The genomic window AATTCAAGGGCTAAAACACAAAATTCGCCGCGAAAAACCTTTAAACTTTCTAGTTAAAGATTTGGAAGGTAGAGTTATTGAAATGGCTGAAGTGGCTAACTGATTCAGATTTAGACAAAAAACAAAAAGGTATTCCAGTGGAATGCCTTTTTTAGCCTTTTTTAATCACCTTGGCCGTTAAAACCGCAACTATACAAACAAAACCCGCCTGTGCGGGTTATCCTCAAACTATCTCTTAGCGGTGCTTAGACATTCAAGTTAAAGTAAGGATTCAGATTGATTTTTACTTCTGACTTCTGACTTCTATTATGCTTTTTTCCTCTTCCGTTTGAGCCACGCACTACTACCTAAAATGCTAAATGCAAGTGTACCTAACATAGTAGTAGGTTCGGGAACAGCTTTGGCTGATAATTCAATACTATCAATTGCCAAAGTTTGGAATCCATCTAGAATTTGATTTGGGTTATTACCTAAATAAGCACCCAATCTAATTTCATCAAATCCTCCGGCTGAGAAACCAAGATATTTAGATGGAGCATCCCGCAATAACGTACCAGATAATACAGAAACCCCATCGTTTAAAACATTGTAGACATAGGTGACTGAGAGATGATTCCAATAGCCACTACCGATAAGTAGCCCTATATTCACAAAGTCACTATTATCTTGGCGAACAATCTTGGTATAGCCAAAATCTCCTCCATTAGCATACCAAGCCCTATTTCC from Merismopedia glauca CCAP 1448/3 includes these protein-coding regions:
- a CDS encoding hypothetical protein (PEP-CTERM proteins occur, often in large numbers, in the proteomes of bacteria that also encode an exosortase, a predicted intramembrane cysteine proteinase. The presence of a PEP-CTERM domain at a protein's C-terminus predicts cleavage within the sorting domain, followed by covalent anchoring to some some component of the (usually Gram-negative) cell surface. Many PEP-CTERM proteins exhibit an unusual sequence composition that includes large numbers of potential glycosylation sites. Expression of one such protein has been shown restore the ability of a bacterium to form floc, a type of biofilm.); translated protein: MKVAIFLSCLSSLGIGIVYLSAMAPAQAISIHKSDFINNSDRTNFNGFEGLPANENFGELSNQIYTEDGITVEQVDGDQNGIKTNFTSWGAEGNRAWYANGGDFGYTKIVRQDNSDFVNIGLLIGSGYWNHLSVTYVYNVLNDGVSVLSGTLLRDAPSKYLGFSAGGFDEIRLGAYLGNNPNQILDGFQTLAIDSIELSAKAVPEPTTMLGTLAFSILGSSAWLKRKRKKA